The Chlorocebus sabaeus isolate Y175 chromosome 20, mChlSab1.0.hap1, whole genome shotgun sequence genomic sequence TGTGAGCAGGTGTCCTCCAGCTCAAAACTGGGCTTGCTTCTAGTCCCTAATGAAAAGAGGTATAGCTTTTAGGCTGAGCACTGATGATGCAAGAagggagtaaagaaaggatcttCTTTGCTTtcaggggaaaaaacaaaaaacaaaaaactacaatcAGGCCTCAAAGCCTTTTGATTTCAAAGAGAGAGTTTTGGCAacttgctctctttctctgatGGTACCCAGAGCAGAATTCCCACCAATACAAAGCATATTATTGCTTCAGAATCCAGGGGCTACAATAACCCAGAAGAATGGTCAGTGAGAACTCTAGATAGCTCCTGGACTGATGATTTAAACAAAACACTCTAAAGTAGTGAAATAAGGTTTGGGAGCCACTGAAACAAGTTGAGACCATAAATACTAAGACCAATTCCATATGAAAGCTGGGCTAATTAGCATAAGCTGACAATGCAGATTGGTGTCTCACAGGTTAAATGTGGCTTGCACATATTTAATTTGGCCTACATGTTGTATTTAAAATTTAGCTGCCAACATTAACAGTTttgaaaatttcaattaaaatttagatttcatgggccaggcatggtggtgtacacctgtaatcccagcattatgggaggctgagataggtggatcacttgaacccaggagtttgagatcagcctaggcaacatggtgaaaccccatctctacaaaaaatacaaaaattagccaggtgtggtggtgtgcacctatagtcccagctacttgtgaggctaaggtgagaggatcacttgagcctgggaggttgaggctgcagtgagctgagattgtgccactgtaccccagcctgggcaacagagagtctgtcttaaaaaaaaaaaaaatgttggattTCTGGCTTCCCTTGAAAAATCAGAAAGACCAGTTAACACTTCATGGTACTCATTGTCTGGAAGTGAGCAGCAGCTCCCCCTGCTCTCCAACTTCCACAGCCCCATTCTCTCCCTTGCATTAGTTAGAACAGGCCTGCCTTGCAACTTAAGTCACCTGTCTGTATTTTGTAGGCTTTTGAGTGTGGATCCCTGAAATATGGTCACATGGTATTTGCTTCAGAAACGCTGGGATGATAGATTCTGGCTTAGTGAGCTTGAGACAAGACTGGTAAAAGGCTATGAGGCAACCCCAATTCTGATGTAAGGGTTTCTATGGAGAAATGGGGATGAAAGAAGAGTACCCCATAGCTGTTGGGGTTGGAGGAAGGGGTCAGTCCTATGAGACTGGGGAACTTTAGTGGGTCGATGGGTTTATCTTGGTAGCCCTTATGTTGGATGTGGGAAAGACTGTTTCCTAGTTGCGTGGCATGCACCGCCCCGCTGCAGTGCCTGTCCAATCAGGGGCTGGGGCGAGGGCAGGAGACAGAAGATTCAGATCATGTTGGCACCTTTTCCTTTCATCTTGCCCTATGTAAGCTtgggcgttttttttttttcctttggcatcACTTCATACGGTTAGATCGTCTGACCTGGCTCGGCTGCTGGCTTTGCTCAGCCTGCTCAGGGGTCTGGCATCATCTGTTGTCAGCTCTTGACAGAGTGAAGGCGTCTTCTCAGCTGGCAGCCCTTGCTTTGACACCTTCTCCGACTGCAGCTCTTCTTTTTCACCCTCCTTCCCCACTCCGGGGGTCtctacttcctcctcctctggcaCAGCCACCTTCTCCTGCTCCTCCGTGGTCAGCCTCTCTTCTTCCGGCTTCTTCTCTCCCACCTCGGGTTCAGCTACCTCCTCTGCAGGCGGCCCCTCGCCCTCCACTTCCTGCGCCCCCACCTGAGCGTAGGAAGGCAGTGTCTCTTGGTAGCCCCGGGACAAGTCCCCCAGGGGTCCTGTGCTGATCTTCTCCTCGAACTGATTGAAAGGCTTGGCAGTCTCCACCATCCCAACCTCGGTCAAGGGGAAATAGTGGGaaactattttctcttcttctaggAGCTGATAGCCCTTGGCTTTCTGGATGGAGGAGACAGCAATGGAGTGGAGGGATTTCTCAGGAATCTCCCCCAGGGGCTGCTCGACGGGCCTCTTGAAAGCAGACCGGATCCCCTTCAGGCCCAGGTGGCCCAACTCCATCACATTGAGGAAGAGGGACACAGAGGCCACACACAACATGAACAGGATGAAGATGGTCTTCTCCGTGGGCCGGGACACAAAGCAGTCCACCACATTGGGGCAGGGCCACCGACTGCAGCGGTACAGAGGCAGGATCCGGAACCCGTACAGGAAGTAGTGGCCCACGATGAAGCCCACTTCAAAGAGGGTCTTGAAGATGATGTGGCAAATGTAGGTCCTCAGCAGGGTCCCCTCCAGCCGGAACTTCTTGGCGCCTTTGCTGCCGCTGCTCTTCTTGACGTTGCCCTGGTCCGGGCTGAGGGCCCCCCTCTCACCGCCGTTAGCCCCCGCCTGCTGGCCCAGCTCCTCTGCCTCGCGGCTTTTGCGCTTCTCCTCCATGCGGACGTAGTGCACCGCATGCCCCACGTACATCAGGGACGGGGTGGAGACGAAGATGATCTGCAGCACCCAGAGGCGGATGTGGGAGATGGGAAAGGCCTCGTCGTAGCAGACGTTCTCGCAGCCAGGCTGCTGGGTGTTGCACACGAAGTCAGATTGCTCATCCCCCCACACGAACTCCGCGGCCGTGCCAAGGATGAGGATCCGGAAGATGAAAAGCACGGTGAGCCAAACTCTGCCGATGACGGTGGAGTGCTCATTCACCTCCTCCAAGATGTTCCCCAGGAAACTCCAGTCGCCCATTTCTCACCCACCTGAAGAAATGAGGGAGAAGGCAAGAACTGAGTGGCCGCAGTGCAACCCTGAGTCAGTATCTGTTTTTGCTAACTGCGGGATACCTCTCCTTTCCAAGTTGCCGGAACAGTCAATGTGCAAACAGCGTCTATCCAGTGCTTCCTCTGTGCAGACTAGGACTAGGGAACAAAGGAGGCCCCAAAGAATCTGCTTCCATtcgcttcctcatctgtaaagtggatttaataataataatacctattcTCATTCACTTCACAAATGGTCTGAAAGCATCAGTGAGGCAATATCTGTATAATTCCTCCAACTCCACCAAAAATAAGGATTCATTGTTGACCATAAATAGAAATCCTTGGTTACATGGATTTAAATCAAGACCACACACTGATCTAAGTTTTGTGAGACATAATACTGAAGAATTACCTTATACTATGGGTGTCTGGGCTCCCAACAAAATTCTTGTATGTATGAAATTGTCTGTGGCCATCTTGTGTTTGACTGTGTCAGAATATATAATGATCATATATTTGAAGGGAAGTGGAAGGGGattagcatttattgaatatcaaCTTTGGGAAAGAACTTTgacattatattatttcatttaacttgATTCGGCTAGACTATAatttccatgagggcaggagtcACGCCTATCTTATTTACTGCTATGTACTCAATGCCTGACATACAGCCCAGCACATAGTGAGAACTTGATAAGAATTTGTTAACTAACTTGAttccaacaaaaaagaaaactgaaggccaggcacagtggcttatgcctgtaatcctagaactttgggaagccgaggcaggagaatcacttgagcctggaagatcgagactagcctgggcaacacagtgaaactccatctctacaaaaaacttcaaaaattagctgggcttggtggtgcattcctgtgttcccagctacttggaaggctgagccaggaggattgcttgagcctgggagctcaaggttgcagtgaaccctgatttgtgccaccatactccatcctgggcaacagagaaagaccctgtctcaaagaaaaaaaaagaaaagaaaagaaaagaaaaaataaatctgaggctcagagaggctaaataTATTGTCCAAGATTAGACAGCTAAATAGCAGCAGTTCTGTTCGCTTGATCACAAAGGCTGGTTTCTTCCCACTACACCATTGAGATAAACTGCCTGCAATCAGAGCTACACAATTCTCTGACTTCTGTGCTCTTAATTTATGTTTCCTCTTCTCTAGGTTGAAATCTGGAAACCCTTATTAATAGCTTTACACATTGAAGgcagtatatttttattattactctttTAAACCCGAAGAACAGAGAGAATGCTTTGGGAAGGAATCATGTCACAGGATGAGGAAGGTCTTCTAGGACACTTTTAGTGTCCTACAGAATGAAAATGTTTCAGGGTCTGTAGTATATGGCTGTTTTAATAGAGTTAAAAATTTGGTCTATAGAAAAAATATCATTAAACATGGTAGTATATAATGCCTCTAGCACAGCAATGGCTAATGGAAATGGCATTGAGCTGACAAGGAGCTGCTTGCAACTGGGTCATTCATCCAGTGCAAACCTGTAGCCTATAAAGAATCATGAGCAAAACTTCCACCTCAATGAAGAACAATTGTTCCTCCAGCTTGAACATCTCTAGAGTTGTAAAGTTTGCTCATCACTGCCATCAGACCAGGGCAAGAGCCCATGTTAGAGGATCCTGCTCTGGGCTTCTTCTGGCCATGCCCCACGCTATAGGACCAGGAACTCATGGGGCTAAAGGGATATGCCTACTGTTTTTTAATCACAGTG encodes the following:
- the GJA8 gene encoding gap junction alpha-8 protein: MGDWSFLGNILEEVNEHSTVIGRVWLTVLFIFRILILGTAAEFVWGDEQSDFVCNTQQPGCENVCYDEAFPISHIRLWVLQIIFVSTPSLMYVGHAVHYVRMEEKRKSREAEELGQQAGANGGERGALSPDQGNVKKSSGSKGAKKFRLEGTLLRTYICHIIFKTLFEVGFIVGHYFLYGFRILPLYRCSRWPCPNVVDCFVSRPTEKTIFILFMLCVASVSLFLNVMELGHLGLKGIRSAFKRPVEQPLGEIPEKSLHSIAVSSIQKAKGYQLLEEEKIVSHYFPLTEVGMVETAKPFNQFEEKISTGPLGDLSRGYQETLPSYAQVGAQEVEGEGPPAEEVAEPEVGEKKPEEERLTTEEQEKVAVPEEEEVETPGVGKEGEKEELQSEKVSKQGLPAEKTPSLCQELTTDDARPLSRLSKASSRARSDDLTV